TTGATATTGGAGCCAGAATGACCAATATTATTTTAGTTGAAGGCGGAACGATAAAAGTAAATCGTAATATTGAAGGCGGGGGGAATGAAATTACCAATGTGATTGCAGATAGCCTTAATATTTCAAAGCAAAGAGCCGAAGAACTAAAAAAAGAAAACAAGGATCTTCTGAGTAGCAGGGAAATGTCATTGGTTATACCGGTTTTAGATATGATCATTAATGAATCTATCAGAATAATCAATGCTTATAAATCGAAAAAAGGAGAACTGGGGAGAGTTGATGGAGTTATTCTTTCCGGAGGCTCGTCCAAGCTCCAGGGAATAGGCGGTTATTTCAATCAAAAAACAGGAATTCAAACTATTGTAGGAAATCCTTGGCGAAAAATAGATTATGATGAAAAAATTAATCCCTTCGTAGAAAAAATGGGAAATTCTTTTTCAGTCGCGTTGGGGTTGGCATTCAGAGGGGTAGAAGAGAATAATAATAAGCAATAAATAAATTTTTTATTAAAATTACCGGAAAAATACATCTCTGATTTATTTTCCCGGATATTTTTAAAAAGATGAACAATATAAATCTTTTTGAGTCGGCCCAGGGGGGAAATAATATTAAACAGAGATTCGGAGGAGGAAAGGCCCTTATTGTTCCCGTAGTTCTTTTGATTGGCGTTTTTATTGTTCTTGTCCTGCTTAAGTGGTATTCTTCCAACCTAAGTAATCAAAAGGCAAGCTTAGTGCAAGAGAATGAATTAGAGATGGCTACTTTAAGCGGGAAGAATGCTGACAGGATAGTCGATTTTGAAAAAAGGATGGAAAGAGCAGCAGATGAGTCTTCTTCCAGGGATGATTATAGCAAATATTTAGAAGAGCTTGAGGGCATTATGGTTAGCGGTGCAAAAGTCAATTCTTTCACATATTCTCCCAATGCGGTCAAGATAGAATTAACAACTGATAATTTTCAGACGGTAGCAAGGCAAGTGCTTAGCTTTAAAAATTCAAATAATTTTAAAAATTTAAAAATTAATAACACTTCTCGCAGTGAAGACGGCGAGATCATAGTTAATTTCGAGGAATAATTTAAACATAGTATCTAATTCTTTTGATTGGTTTTAGTTTTCCAATAGATTTGGCAAATTAAATCCGAAATAATCTTATGCGCTTAAAAATAATTTTTACTCCGATAGCGTTCTTGGTTGTGGTTGTTGTTTCAATTTGGTATATTTGGCCGACCATTCAAGAAATCAATATTAAAAGGAATGAAGTAAGCAAAGCCGTTGACGATCTTAATCGCACTAGGGATAAAAAAAATAATGTAGATATTCTCAAGACGATTTTGGATAACAATAAAGAAAAAGAGGATTATATTTTAAGCTATCTTCCTTCCGTGAGAAGCGATGAAAGGACAACAGACGCGATAAATTATATAGCGGATGATTCCGGAATAAGCCTGATCAAACTAACGCTGGAAGAAGGGAAGGGTAATGTTTTGGCTCAAATTCCCAATAATGCTTCGGACAATCAAATCGATGATCCAAATGTCAGATTTGTAACTGTGAAAGCTAATCTTTTGGGAAAATATGATAATATAAAAATGTTTCTAAAGCAAATTTATAGCGCTGGAATTTTGAATAAAACAAATTCGCTTGCTATTTCAAAAAAAGAGATTTCTTCCGAAGAGGGGAATCAGTCCGATAGCGATGTCCTTAGCGTAAGTATAGCAATGGGGTTTGGGCATATGGAATCAGTTAATGCAGAAAGCGGCGATTACTCGAACATTTTTTCCAAGAATAACTTTGACTTTAGCAAAGAAATAAAACTGCATGATTTAATGACAAAGAACGTTCCAGTTTTAAATGAAGGGCAAAAAGGAAAGAGCAATCCCTTCCTCCAGTAATTAATTTTAAAGTTCAGTTATTTTATTTATGAATGACGGGAAAAATAAAACGAAAGATTCGATAGAAATTGAACTAGCCAAAAGGGCTCAGCAATTGGGGGTTCCTTATGTATATAAATTTCCAGACGATATTGATAAGGACGTTGTTTTTATAATCCCGGAAAATTTAGTCTTGAAGCATCAAATGATTGCTTTTGACAAGGAAGATGATTTAATAAGAGTAGCGATGGTTGACGTTCATGACATAGAGGCTCTAAATGTTCTTCGTTTTTTAACCGGCAAAGAAGGGTTTCGAATTGAAATTTATCTCACCAATCCGGAAAAAATAAAGGATATGCTGAGATTGTATAGCAATCCTGAGAAAATAGCAGCAGAAGCCGCAATGTCCCTCAAAGAAGAAGAAAAAGAAATTAAAAAATCAAAAAAAAGCAAGGAAGAAAAAATTCAGGAAATAATTCAAGACGCTCCGGTTACGAAACTCGTCGAAGTTATTGTGAATCATGCAGTAGAGGGGCGGGCTAGCGATATTCATATTGAGCCAATAGATGATAAGTATCGAGTTCGGTTTAGGATTGACGGGGTGTTGCATCCCTCCTTATTTATTTCGAAAGATGTGGGAAGAGCAGTTGTTTCTAGAATAAAAATATTATCTAATTTAAAAATAGATGAGCAGAGAAAGCCGCAGGATGGAAGGTTCCAAATAAAGGATGGGAAAAAGATTACTGATTTTAGAGTCTCAACCTTTCCTGTCGTCGAGGGTGAAAAAGTAGTAATGCGTGTTCTTGACAGGACAAACCAAGTTTTTGACTTAGAGTCCTTGGGCTTGATTGGGAGGAATCACGAAATTTTTGATAAAAGAATAAGAGATCCTTTCGGAATAGTGCTTATTACCGGTCCGACTGGCAGCGGGAAATCTACCACGCTGTATGGATTTTTAAAAATTTTGAATCAGGAAGAGAGAAATATCGTTACCCTTGAAGATCCTGTAGAATATTACATTGGCGGCGTTAACCAAAGCCAAATAAAACCGGAAATAGGATATACTTTTGCAAACGGACTCCGCTCTATTCTGCGCCAAGATCCCAATGTTATAATGGTAGGGGAAATACGAGACAATGAAACGGCCGAACTTGCTATTCATGCAGCGCTTACCGGACACTTGGTTTTTTCGACTCTTCACACCAATGATGCTGTTGGATCCATCCCCCGCCTTATTGATATGGGTATAGAACCTTTCCTGCTTGCATCTTCACTTAAAGTTGTAGCCGCTCAGCGTTTGGTAAGAAAGATTTGTGAAAATTGCAAAGAGGAAATTGACGTCCCTGAGAAGATTTATAAAAAAATTGAGCAAGAACTATCCATAATTCCAAAAGAAGAACTAAAAAAATATGGGGTTGATCTTTCTGAGAAGCTTAAATTTTATAGCGGAAAAGGTTGCGGGGAATGCGGGAATC
The sequence above is drawn from the Parcubacteria group bacterium genome and encodes:
- a CDS encoding GspE/PulE family protein translates to MNDGKNKTKDSIEIELAKRAQQLGVPYVYKFPDDIDKDVVFIIPENLVLKHQMIAFDKEDDLIRVAMVDVHDIEALNVLRFLTGKEGFRIEIYLTNPEKIKDMLRLYSNPEKIAAEAAMSLKEEEKEIKKSKKSKEEKIQEIIQDAPVTKLVEVIVNHAVEGRASDIHIEPIDDKYRVRFRIDGVLHPSLFISKDVGRAVVSRIKILSNLKIDEQRKPQDGRFQIKDGKKITDFRVSTFPVVEGEKVVMRVLDRTNQVFDLESLGLIGRNHEIFDKRIRDPFGIVLITGPTGSGKSTTLYGFLKILNQEERNIVTLEDPVEYYIGGVNQSQIKPEIGYTFANGLRSILRQDPNVIMVGEIRDNETAELAIHAALTGHLVFSTLHTNDAVGSIPRLIDMGIEPFLLASSLKVVAAQRLVRKICENCKEEIDVPEKIYKKIEQELSIIPKEELKKYGVDLSEKLKFYSGKGCGECGNLGLKGRIAIYEVIEISSSMQELISGKSGNEVAVKMQAEKEGMITMRQDGLLKVLKGVTVYSEIDRVTKGSMSIGGEIEDV